A part of Crassostrea angulata isolate pt1a10 chromosome 5, ASM2561291v2, whole genome shotgun sequence genomic DNA contains:
- the LOC128185721 gene encoding arginine kinase-like, with amino-acid sequence MSLEELWNTLKNATDCKTLLKKHLTEEFYQQLKDRKTKFDGTLIHCIQSGCNNLDGGCGIFASDPDAYEVFKEVLHPVIKDYHKVAEIKHTKPDFGDFNNLGFGDLDPSGEFIVSTRVRVGRSHASYGFPPVVNAEERKEMEKISVDALNSLEGELKGKYYSLETMTPEENQQLIDDHFMFKNDDRFLRDAWVYKDWPINRGIFFNNNKTFLCWVNEEDHLRLISMQKGGDLAAVWKRLVNAIQEMEKKLTFAHHDQLGYLTFCTTNLGTTCRASVHIKIPKLAAEPDFKEFCDKLNLQSRGTYGWYTENVGGVYDISNKRRLGLSEIEAIQEMRRGVEEIIRREKALQGK; translated from the exons ATGTCGCTGGAGGAATTGTGGAACACGCTAAAGAATGCAACTGACTGCAAAACTCTGCTGAAGAAACATTTAACCGAAGAATTTTACCAGCAGCTCAAAGATAGGAAAACAAAGTTCGATGGAACACTCATCCATTGTATTCAGTCAG gctgTAACAACCTGGACGGCGGCTGTGGGATTTTCGCCAGTGACCCCGATGCCTATGAGGTTTTTAAGGAGGTGCTCCACCCAGTCATAAAGGACTACCACAAAGTGGCAGAGATCAAGCACACAAAACCAGACTTTGGCGATTTTAACAACCTCGGTTTTGGCGACCTTGACCCTAGCGGAGAGTTCATCGTGTCTACGCGGGTCAGGGTCGGACGTAGTCACGCCAGCTATGGGTTTCCACCAGTGGTCAATGCTGAG GAACGTAAAGAGATGGAGAAGATTTCTGTTGATGCTTTGAATTCTTTGGAGGGAGAGCTGAAGGGGAAATACTACTCCCTGGAAACCATGACCCCCGAGGAGAACCAGCAGCTCATTGATGACCACTTTATGTTCAAGAACGACGATag GTTTTTACGGGACGCTTGGGTGTACAAGGATTGGCCCATTAACAGAGGGATCTtcttcaacaacaacaaaaccttCCTGTGCTGGGTGAATGAGGAGGACCATCTCCGTCTGATCTCCATGCAGAAGGGGGGCGACCTCGCCGCCGTCTGGAAACGTCTCGTCAAT GCGATCCAGGAGATGGAGAAGAAGCTGACCTTTGCCCACCACGATCAGCTGGGCTACCTCACCTTCTGTACCACCAATCTAGGAACCACCTGCCGGGCAAGTGTCCACATCAAAATCCCCAAACTGGCGGCCGAACCCGACTTCAAGGAGTTCTGCGATAAACTCAACCTTCAATCCAGAG gaaCTTATGGATGGTACACGGAGAATGTGGGTGGAGTCTATGATATTTCCAACAAGCGCCGCCTGGGATTGAGTGAAATCGAGGCTATCCAGGAAATGAGGCGCGGAGTGGAAGAAATCATCAGGCGTGAGAAGGCATTGCAGggaaagtaa